One region of Centropristis striata isolate RG_2023a ecotype Rhode Island chromosome 3, C.striata_1.0, whole genome shotgun sequence genomic DNA includes:
- the sirt4 gene encoding NAD-dependent protein lipoamidase sirtuin-4, mitochondrial, whose protein sequence is MRLPRRILTLHTSPVRRASSVPAGMVSFVPACSTTDAHSMELLQDFVSRARRLFVITGAGLSTESGIPDYRSEGVGLYARTDRRPMQHAEFVRSAKSRQRYWARNFVGWPQFSSHQPNSAHRVLQRWEERGKLHWLVTQNVDALHSKAGQKRLTELHGCTHRVVCLGCGAISAREELQKRFVALNPDWRAHAGGVAPDGDVFIEDEQVLHFRVPSCEDCGGILKPEVTFFGDTVKKETVNFVHERLAESDAVLVVGSSLQVYSGYRFLLAASDRKMSVAILNIGSTRADHLAELKVSGRCGEVLSVLQHL, encoded by the exons ATGAGATTGCCACGGCGGATCCTCACTCTGCACACATCCCCTGTGAGGAGAGCGTCCTCAGTCCCTGCCGGTATGGTGAGCTTTGTCCCCGCCTGCAGCACCACTGATGCCCACTCcatggagctgctgcaggacttTGTGTCCCGAGCCAGACGCCTGTTTGTCATCACTGGAGCTGGACTCTCCACCGAGTCAGGGATCCCAGATTACCGCTCAGAGGGCGTCGGGCTGTATGCTCGCACTGACAGGAGACCCATGCAGCATGCAGAGTTTGTCCGCAGTGCAAAGTCCCGTCAGCGCTACTGGGCCAGAAACTTTGTTGGGTGGCCGCAGTTCTCCTCACATCAGCCAAACTCTGCACACCGGGTCCTGCAGCGGTGGGAGGAGAGAGGCAAGCTGCACTGGCTGGTGACTCAGAATGTGGATGCTCTTCATTCAAAGGCAGGACAGAAAAGATTGACTGAGCTCCACGGCTGCACCCACAG GGTGGTGTGTCTTGGCTGTGGTGCCATCTCAGCGAGGGAGGAGCTGCAGAAGAGATTTGTGGCACTAAACCCAGACTGGAGGGCGCATGCAGGCGGAGTGGCTCCGGACGGTGACGTGTTCATAGAGGACGAGCAGGTCCTCCACTTCAGAGTTCCCTCCTGTGAGGACTGTGGAGGGATACTGAAGCCAGAGGTCACTTTTTTTGGAGACACTGTAAAGAAAGAGACAGTGAACTTTGTGCACGAGAGGCTGGCAGAGTCTGATGCGGTGTTAGTCGTGGGGTCATCGTTACAG GTTTATTCAGGATACAGGTTTTTACTGGCTGCAAGTGATCGGAAAATGTCAGTCGCCATCCTGAACATTGGATCCACGAGGGCAGATCACCTGGCCGAGCTGAAAGTGAGCGGCCGCTGTGGCGAAGTGCTCTCTGTCCTTCAACATCTCTGA
- the c3h1orf74 gene encoding UPF0739 protein C1orf74 homolog encodes MSTQELFVAAARKCLSAGRKSLSVPQSLDLAAQVSAVDFGLKPALLYDSNCASADQVQQYLSSLQSSQLVSNSLLTLDLNGNALIVNPVRVRSNVEQLFGDNKLAVIDVCHSLEKPAVTDPLRLKSMTRDLLLLLREAEQLQPAEKAHYVGEKAEEWNLCTVFGLLLGFPVTYWFDQTESFENCLSMTPLMVTTASATWQADPAGHRCCLYSFSVPAVLVKSLQSNLENWRLCLQERFEQQNVLKDLTVCQSTVTLPSVCL; translated from the coding sequence ATGTCCACTCAGGAGCTCTTTGTTGCTGCAGCTCGTAAATGTCTGTCTGCTGGTAGGAAATCTCTTTCCGTCCCTCAGAGTCTGGACCTGGCTGCTCAGGTCTCAGCTGTAGATTTTGGGTTAAAACCGGCTTTATTGTACGACAGCAACTGCGCCAGCGCAGATCAGGTGCAGCAGTATTTGAGCTCCTTGCAGTCTTCCCAGCTGGTGTCGAATTCACTTCTCACACTGGATTTAAATGGAAACGCTCTCATTGTTAATCCAGTTAGAGTCAGATCAAACGTAGAGCAGCTGTTTGGTGATAACAAGCTGGCTGTTATTGATGTCTGCCACTCACTGGAGAAGCCCGCCGTCACCGACCCGCTCAGACTGAAGAGCATGACACGTGATTTACTGCTTCTCCTGAGAGAGGCTGAACAACTGCAGCCGGCTGAGAAAGCTCATTATGTCGGAGAGAAGGCAGAGGAGTGGAACCTGTGCACAGTGTTTGGTCTTTTACTGGGTTTCCCTGTCACTTACTGGTTCGATCAGACCGAGAGCTTCGAAAACTGTCTGTCCATGACGCCCCTGATGGTGACGACGGCTTCAGCAACGTGGCAGGCAGACCCCGCAGGTCACAGGTGTTGTCTGTACTCCTTCAGCGTCCCGGCTGTTCTGGTTAAATCGTTGCAGTCCAACCTGGAAAACTGGAGGCTTTGTTTACAGGAAAGATTTGAGCAGCAAAATGTCCTAAAGGATCTTACAGTTTGTCAGTCCACAGTCACTCTGCCCTCAGTCTGTTTGTGA
- the tomm6 gene encoding mitochondrial import receptor subunit TOM6 homolog codes for MSAANGKKGPSSGVVEWVGSAFRFATDRNDFRRNLLVNLGLFAAGVWVARNLSDFDLMAPQPIT; via the exons ATGAGCGCCGCAAACGGTAAAAAGGGTCCGTCCTCCGGTGTCGTGGAGTGGGTCGGCTCAGCGTTTCGGTTCGCAACGGACAGAAACGACTTCAGAAG GAATCTTCTGGTCAACTTGGGTTTGTTTGCAGCTGGTGTTTGGGTTGCAAGAAACCTCTCGGATTTTGACCTGATGGCTCCTCAGCCCATAACATAA
- the LOC131965866 gene encoding ubiquinol-cytochrome-c reductase complex assembly factor 2, whose product MSATRYRRFLKLCEEWPRDEAKKARDMGTFLRQKVASAFREGENTQISDPEKCDQIYESLARINGNYYRQRFPRVRDTSFTGVTVEECKLLLSGNVEKMDDEKKGLWKTLMERFSKPPEDVPEKEKAPEK is encoded by the exons ATGTCTGCCACCAGGTACCGACGGTTCCTGAAGCTGTGTGAGGAATGGCCCCGGGACGAGGCCAAGAAAGCCCGAGATATGGGCACGTTTCTGCGGCAGAAAGTAGCTTCAGCTTTCCGGGAGGGTGAAAACACACAG ATCTCAGATCCAGAGAAGTGCGACCAGATATATGAAAGCTTGGCCCGCATTAACGGCAACTACTACAGACAACGA TTTCCTCGTGTAAGAGACACAAGTTTTACTGGAGTTACAGTGGAAGAGTGTAAATTGCTTTTGTCAG GTAATGTGGAAAAGATGGACGATGAGAAAAAGGGATTGTGGAAAACGTTAATGGAGAGATTCTCCAAACCACCAGAAGACGTTCCGGAGAAAGAGAAAGCTCCTGAAAAataa
- the tspo gene encoding translocator protein: protein MWLPMLGMTAFPHIGGLYGGYVTRKEVKTWYKTLQKPSWRPPNVAFPIVWTCLYTGMGYGSYLVWKELGGFKEDALVPLGLYGVQLALNWAWTPIFFGAHKLKLALMEIVLLTGTVGATMVSWYPISRTATLLMAPYLSWLCLATSLTYCIWRDNKEEKEE from the exons ATGTGGCTGCCTATGCTCGGGATGACCGCCTTTCCACACATCGGAGGGCTCTATGGCGGTTACGTCACGCGCAAAGAGGTGAAGACCTGGTACAAGACCCTGCAGAAACCATCATGGCGTCCTCCAAATGTAGCCTTCCCTATAGTGTGGACTTGTCTATATACAGGCATGGG GTATGGCTCTTACCTGGTGTGGAAAGAGCTGGGAGGTTTCAAGGAAGATGCACTGGTTCCACTGGGACTTTATGGGGTGCAGTTAGCTCTGAACTGGGCCTGGACTCCTATCTTCTTTGGTGCACACAAGCTGAAATTG GCTCTAATGGAGATTGTGCTTCTCACTGGGACCGTGGGAGCCACCATGGTGTCCTGGTATCCCATCAGCCGCACTGCCACACTGCTGATGGCGCCCTACCTGTCCTGGCTGTGCCTTGCCACCTCTCTAACCTACTGCATATGGAGGGACaacaaagaggagaaagaagagtAG